One segment of Bradyrhizobium sp. CB2312 DNA contains the following:
- a CDS encoding 2-hydroxymuconic semialdehyde dehydrogenase has product MATMNCGRALTAGRLSHFIGGQFVDGGGLTLENINPATADLVNVVPVADSVVVDDAVTAARRALEGPWRRMSEQERACVLRKVADGILRRFDEFVRAEVLDTGKPASLAAHIDIPRSAANFNSFADQILTLSTESFRTATPDGAGALNYAIRVPRGVIAVVCPWNLPLLLLTWKVAPALACGNAVVVKPSEETPTTATLLGEVMHEAGVPPGVYNVVHGLGQDSAGEYLTRHPKVDGITFTGETKTGVAIMKAAAEGVRPVSLELGGKNAAVVFADCDLDRAIEGVTRSVFANCGQVCLGTERVYVERPIFDEFLAKLTGAGAALRMGDPFDKATTMGPLISKSHRDKVLSYYERAKAEGANVILGGGMPELPSRFNSGFFIEPTIWTGLREDAVVLREEVFGPCCHIAPFDHEEAVIMAANNSPYGLATSIWTENLARAHRVAARIEVGIAWVNCWFLRDLRTPFGGSKQSGIGREGGVHSMEFYTDLRNVCVKL; this is encoded by the coding sequence ATGGCGACAATGAACTGCGGGCGAGCTCTCACCGCTGGCCGGCTGTCGCATTTCATCGGCGGCCAATTCGTGGATGGAGGTGGTTTGACGCTGGAGAACATCAATCCAGCGACCGCCGACCTCGTGAATGTCGTGCCCGTGGCCGACTCTGTTGTTGTCGACGATGCGGTCACCGCTGCAAGGCGCGCTCTTGAGGGTCCTTGGCGCCGGATGAGTGAACAAGAGCGAGCGTGCGTCCTGCGCAAGGTGGCTGACGGGATTCTGCGCCGCTTTGACGAATTCGTACGAGCTGAGGTACTTGATACCGGGAAGCCGGCAAGCCTTGCCGCCCACATCGACATTCCGCGCAGTGCAGCGAACTTCAACAGCTTCGCAGATCAGATTCTCACATTATCGACGGAATCGTTCCGTACCGCAACGCCGGATGGCGCTGGCGCGTTGAACTATGCGATCCGCGTGCCACGAGGCGTCATTGCTGTTGTCTGCCCCTGGAACCTGCCGCTCCTGCTTCTCACCTGGAAGGTTGCGCCGGCGCTCGCGTGCGGGAATGCCGTCGTGGTCAAGCCGTCCGAGGAAACGCCGACGACAGCTACGTTGCTGGGCGAAGTCATGCATGAAGCAGGGGTGCCGCCGGGAGTCTACAATGTCGTTCATGGATTGGGGCAGGATAGCGCGGGTGAATATCTGACCCGCCACCCAAAGGTGGACGGAATCACGTTCACGGGAGAGACAAAGACCGGGGTTGCGATCATGAAGGCGGCGGCAGAGGGCGTTCGGCCGGTGTCACTTGAGCTCGGCGGAAAGAACGCTGCTGTCGTGTTCGCGGACTGCGATCTAGACCGCGCGATCGAAGGCGTTACCAGGTCGGTTTTTGCGAACTGCGGCCAAGTTTGCCTCGGGACCGAGCGCGTGTATGTCGAGCGTCCGATCTTCGATGAGTTTCTCGCCAAGCTCACGGGTGCTGGTGCAGCTCTCAGAATGGGAGATCCGTTCGATAAAGCCACGACGATGGGGCCGCTCATCAGCAAATCGCACCGCGATAAGGTCCTGTCATATTACGAGCGCGCGAAAGCTGAAGGCGCAAATGTGATCCTGGGTGGTGGCATGCCGGAGCTGCCGTCACGCTTTAATTCCGGCTTCTTTATCGAGCCGACCATCTGGACGGGCCTTCGGGAAGACGCCGTTGTCCTGCGCGAAGAAGTCTTTGGTCCCTGCTGCCATATCGCTCCTTTCGATCATGAGGAGGCGGTGATTATGGCGGCCAATAACAGTCCTTACGGACTGGCGACGTCGATCTGGACAGAAAACTTAGCGCGAGCTCACCGCGTCGCTGCCCGGATCGAGGTGGGCATCGCCTGGGTAAACTGCTGGTTCTTGCGGGATCTTCGAACGCCCTTTGGGGGATCCAAGCAATCAGGAATCGGTCGCGAGGGCGGCGTCCATTCGATGGAGTTCTACACTGATCTCCGCAACGTGTGTGTCAAACTTTAA